Proteins found in one Choristoneura fumiferana chromosome 16, NRCan_CFum_1, whole genome shotgun sequence genomic segment:
- the LOC141436648 gene encoding sorting nexin-12-like produces MMAAEDTTADATKRLNVKKQTLDDAYAAPANFLEIDVVNPVTTMGVGKKRYTDYEVRMRTNLPVFKVKESSVRRRYSDFEWLRNELERDSKIVVPPLPGKALKRQLPFRGDDGIFEEEFIEDRRKGLEVFINKIAGHPLAQNERCLHMFLQEPTIDKNYVPGKIRNT; encoded by the exons ATGATGGCTGCCGAGGACACGACCGCGGACGCGACAAAGCGGTTAAACGTTAAGAAACAGACCCTGGACGATGCTTACGCGGCGCCGGCCAATTTCCTCGAAATCGACGTGGTGAACCCAGTCACGACAATGGGTGTCGGGAAGAAACGCTACACCGATTACGAAGTCCGCATGAGG ACCAATCTGCCCGTGTTCAAAGTTAAAGAGTCGAGCGTGAGGCGGCGGTACAGCGACTTCGAATGGCTCAGAAACGAGCTAGAAAGAGATAGTAAG ATTGTGGTGCCACCATTGCCGGGCAAAGCCTTGAAAAGACAACTGCCATTCCGTGGAGACGATGGCATATTTGAGGAGGAATTCATTGAGGACCGCAGaaaag GCTTAGAAGTATTCATCAACAAGATAGCCGGGCACCCGCTGGCACAGAACGAGCGCTGCCTGCACATGTTCCTTCAGGAACCAACAATCGACAAGAACTATGTGCCTGGCAAGATACGGAACACATAA